From a region of the Sinorhizobium sp. B11 genome:
- a CDS encoding transglutaminase-like cysteine peptidase encodes MRWIFCLVSLVFFPAQFQAFAGQPLPVGRNIGAPVGFASACASYRWLCHETSAARRARGPAEQAGMPLLRKVTRAVNLRVRSTEDSSISGNGDAWTLPVDGRGDCEDYALQKMKDLIDAGFPASRLALSVVIGPHDENHVVLVARLDDGDYVLDNLNNAVKPWRATPYTFLATQDFRARTTWHVTLAGPRAGEFS; translated from the coding sequence ATGCGATGGATTTTTTGCCTTGTTTCACTTGTGTTCTTTCCCGCGCAGTTTCAGGCCTTTGCCGGACAGCCTCTGCCGGTCGGCAGGAATATCGGCGCGCCGGTAGGCTTTGCCTCTGCCTGCGCGAGCTATCGCTGGCTTTGCCATGAGACATCCGCCGCGCGGCGCGCCCGCGGGCCGGCCGAGCAGGCGGGCATGCCTCTTCTGCGCAAGGTCACCCGCGCGGTAAACCTGCGCGTCCGCTCGACGGAGGACAGCTCCATCTCAGGAAACGGCGATGCCTGGACCCTGCCCGTCGACGGCCGGGGCGACTGCGAGGATTACGCCCTGCAGAAGATGAAGGATCTCATCGACGCCGGATTTCCGGCAAGCCGCCTGGCGCTCTCGGTGGTGATCGGCCCGCATGACGAAAACCACGTCGTGCTGGTCGCCCGCCTGGACGACGGCGATTACGTGCTCGACAATCTCAACAATGCCGTGAAGCCCTGGCGGGCGACGCCCTATACGTTTCTGGCGACGCAGGATTTTCGCGCACGAACGACCTGGCACGTGACGCTGGCCGGGCCGCGGGCGGGCGAGTTTTCGTGA
- a CDS encoding prolyl oligopeptidase family serine peptidase, giving the protein MKLTRKQFGIGMVAAGFGAGMTAQATEVPDQAAKPPAGNKPAENLPTTPMAAHQASYFFKNSAFEYVFLTSLGRAYHQGGNVGKVLYLTRQIEDGNFESAYSAMISAGDEALTIAQDSLSGGHKESARQALLWAQNYYDSATYFADGTGDPTKITAAWQKMDDCWLKSLPLFDPPIEEVSIPYENTALRGFYFRGKGTAQKRPLLILVNGSDGSALDMWMMGAAGGTARGYDCLTFDGPGQGYALWKQGMPFRPDFEHVVTPVVDFALTLQGVDPARIAIQGISQGGYWVPRAVAFEKRIAAAIADPGVTDVSASWTASLPPPMLALLNAGRKDEFDGYMAKMLDPATKNALAFRMRPYGTSSYFDAFKATMAYRLDDVADRITCPMLITEPANEAFWPGQSQKLYTMLTGPKTMAAFAVSDGADLHCEPGGYGLRDLRVFNWLDKVLA; this is encoded by the coding sequence ATGAAACTGACAAGAAAACAGTTCGGCATCGGCATGGTTGCCGCAGGTTTCGGGGCGGGAATGACTGCTCAGGCAACCGAAGTGCCGGACCAGGCCGCCAAGCCTCCGGCCGGGAACAAGCCTGCGGAAAACCTGCCGACGACGCCGATGGCGGCGCATCAGGCGAGCTATTTCTTCAAGAATTCCGCCTTCGAATATGTGTTCCTGACCAGCCTCGGGCGCGCCTATCACCAGGGCGGCAATGTCGGCAAGGTTCTCTATCTCACCCGCCAGATCGAGGACGGCAATTTCGAAAGCGCCTACAGCGCGATGATATCAGCCGGCGACGAGGCGCTGACGATTGCGCAGGATTCGCTCTCCGGCGGCCACAAGGAAAGCGCCCGGCAGGCACTGCTCTGGGCGCAGAATTATTATGACAGCGCCACATATTTCGCCGATGGCACCGGCGATCCGACGAAGATCACCGCCGCCTGGCAGAAGATGGACGATTGCTGGCTGAAATCGCTTCCGCTCTTCGATCCGCCGATCGAAGAAGTGAGCATTCCCTATGAGAATACGGCGCTGCGCGGCTTCTATTTCCGCGGCAAGGGCACTGCGCAGAAGCGCCCGCTGCTGATCCTCGTCAATGGCAGCGATGGCTCGGCTCTCGACATGTGGATGATGGGGGCGGCCGGCGGCACCGCGCGCGGCTATGACTGCCTGACCTTCGACGGGCCGGGCCAGGGTTATGCGCTCTGGAAACAGGGCATGCCCTTCCGCCCGGATTTCGAGCATGTGGTAACCCCGGTCGTCGATTTCGCGCTGACGCTGCAGGGTGTCGATCCCGCGCGCATTGCGATCCAGGGCATCAGCCAGGGTGGCTATTGGGTGCCGCGCGCCGTCGCCTTCGAAAAACGCATCGCCGCTGCGATCGCCGATCCCGGCGTGACTGACGTCTCCGCCTCCTGGACCGCCAGCCTGCCGCCGCCGATGCTGGCGCTGCTGAACGCCGGCAGGAAGGACGAGTTCGACGGCTACATGGCCAAGATGCTGGACCCGGCGACGAAGAACGCGCTTGCCTTCCGCATGCGACCCTATGGCACCAGCTCCTATTTCGACGCCTTCAAGGCGACGATGGCTTACCGGCTGGATGATGTGGCTGACAGGATCACCTGCCCGATGCTGATTACCGAGCCCGCCAACGAGGCCTTCTGGCCGGGGCAATCGCAAAAGCTCTACACGATGTTGACGGGGCCGAAGACGATGGCCGCCTTTGCTGTATCCGACGGGGCCGATCTGCATTGCGAGCCGGGCGGATACGGGCTGAGGGATCTGCGGGTATTCAACTGGCTGGACAAGGTTCTGGCGTGA
- a CDS encoding DUF3597 domain-containing protein, with product MSIFNRIKRAIFGEAQATEAAAPTQAPTTPASAAPTAPASSAPTASAPASAAPAAPSPAPTTNPSPAPARTQPVDIEQMLNAAVKKSGQKLDWRHSIVDLMKALGMDASMAERKELAGELGYTGDTGDSAKMNTFLHKALMKKLSENGGKVPADLLD from the coding sequence ATGAGCATTTTCAACCGCATCAAGCGCGCCATTTTCGGCGAGGCGCAAGCCACCGAGGCCGCAGCGCCCACACAGGCGCCCACCACCCCTGCCAGCGCAGCGCCCACAGCCCCCGCCAGCTCGGCACCCACGGCAAGCGCACCGGCTTCGGCCGCGCCCGCTGCCCCCTCGCCGGCGCCGACCACCAATCCCTCGCCTGCCCCGGCAAGGACACAGCCTGTCGATATCGAGCAGATGCTGAACGCGGCCGTGAAAAAATCCGGCCAGAAGCTCGACTGGCGCCATTCGATCGTCGATCTCATGAAGGCGCTCGGAATGGATGCGAGCATGGCGGAGCGCAAGGAACTGGCCGGCGAACTCGGCTACACCGGCGATACCGGTGACAGCGCGAAGATGAACACGTTCCTCCACAAGGCGCTGATGAAGAAACTGTCGGAAAACGGCGGCAAGGTGCCGGCCGATCTCCTGGACTGA
- a CDS encoding CopG family ribbon-helix-helix protein: MASPTSLKLDDELKSRVQHLAEVRRRSSHWIMREAIAQYVEREEKREALRQQTLDAWDEFQATGLHVTGDEVEKWLSSWGTDDELPAPECHK; this comes from the coding sequence GTGGCATCGCCGACCTCGCTGAAGCTCGATGACGAGCTGAAGAGCCGCGTCCAGCATCTGGCCGAAGTCCGCCGCCGCTCCTCCCACTGGATCATGCGGGAAGCCATCGCGCAATATGTCGAGCGCGAGGAAAAGCGCGAGGCTTTGCGACAGCAGACACTCGACGCCTGGGATGAATTTCAGGCAACCGGGCTTCACGTCACAGGCGACGAGGTCGAGAAATGGCTTTCCAGCTGGGGAACTGACGACGAGCTGCCCGCACCCGAATGCCACAAGTAA
- a CDS encoding type II toxin-antitoxin system RelE/ParE family toxin — MPQVIFSPAAIRDLQRLRDFLASKNPLAAKRAGETIIAGVRTLGQHPHKGRLIEDLPEQYREWLIDFGDSGYVVRYRLDEKTVTILAVRHQKEAMF; from the coding sequence ATGCCACAAGTAATCTTCTCGCCGGCAGCCATCCGAGACCTTCAGCGGCTGCGGGATTTCCTGGCATCGAAAAATCCGTTGGCCGCGAAGCGGGCGGGTGAGACGATCATTGCAGGTGTCAGAACACTCGGCCAGCATCCGCATAAGGGCCGCCTCATTGAGGACCTACCCGAGCAATACCGCGAATGGCTCATCGATTTCGGAGACAGCGGATATGTGGTTCGCTACCGCCTTGACGAGAAGACGGTGACGATCCTCGCGGTGCGGCACCAGAAGGAAGCCATGTTCTGA
- a CDS encoding YkgJ family cysteine cluster protein: MTLSTELDCQACGACCSYSSEWPRFTTESDEDLDLLPAHFVSADQTGMRCDGERCSALSGTVGSQVSCVIYGLRPDVCRTCLPGDDACSTARKAFGLA, encoded by the coding sequence ATGACCCTATCAACAGAGCTAGACTGTCAGGCCTGCGGCGCGTGCTGTTCCTATTCGAGCGAATGGCCGAGGTTCACCACCGAGAGCGACGAGGACCTCGATCTGCTGCCGGCGCATTTCGTTTCGGCAGATCAGACCGGCATGCGCTGTGATGGAGAGCGTTGCTCTGCGCTCTCGGGCACCGTCGGTTCGCAAGTATCATGCGTGATCTACGGCCTCAGGCCGGACGTCTGCCGCACATGCCTTCCCGGCGATGACGCCTGTTCGACGGCGCGTAAGGCCTTCGGGCTGGCGTAG
- a CDS encoding TMEM165/GDT1 family protein — MTTITSITSTMAASFLGSFVEVVEAFTIILAVGVTQSWRPAFIGTGLALFVLAVLVLVFGPLLGLVPIDILQFAIGTLLILFGMRWLRKAILRASGFIALHDEAKAFAAETDALARQSADRRADFLAGTAAFKAVLLEGIEVVFIVIATGARPGMLPYASAGALIACIAVLVIGFLVHKPLSSVPENTLKFTVGLLLTAFGIFWVGEGIGAPWPGEDFSLIGIFALLATFSFIAVQRLRQYHDTHMEPAR, encoded by the coding sequence ATGACGACGATAACAAGCATAACCTCTACAATGGCAGCCTCCTTCCTCGGCTCCTTCGTGGAAGTCGTGGAAGCCTTCACCATTATCCTTGCGGTCGGCGTCACGCAGAGCTGGCGGCCGGCCTTCATTGGCACGGGACTGGCGCTTTTCGTGCTGGCGGTGCTGGTGCTGGTCTTCGGCCCGCTGCTCGGCCTTGTCCCGATCGACATCCTGCAATTTGCCATCGGCACGCTGCTGATCCTGTTCGGCATGCGGTGGCTGAGAAAGGCGATCCTGCGCGCTTCCGGCTTCATCGCGCTGCATGACGAGGCAAAGGCCTTTGCCGCCGAGACCGATGCACTGGCCCGACAATCTGCCGACCGGCGCGCCGATTTCCTCGCCGGCACGGCCGCCTTCAAGGCCGTGCTGCTCGAAGGCATCGAAGTGGTGTTCATCGTGATCGCCACAGGCGCGCGCCCCGGCATGCTGCCCTATGCGAGCGCCGGCGCGCTGATTGCCTGCATCGCCGTGCTCGTCATCGGCTTCCTCGTGCACAAGCCGCTATCCTCGGTGCCGGAGAACACGCTGAAATTCACGGTGGGGCTGCTGCTGACGGCTTTCGGCATCTTCTGGGTGGGCGAGGGCATCGGTGCCCCATGGCCGGGCGAGGATTTCTCGCTGATCGGCATCTTCGCCCTGCTCGCCACCTTTTCCTTCATCGCCGTGCAGCGGCTGCGCCAATATCACGACACGCATATGGAGCCCGCCCGATGA